TGCTGCACCGTGCGAGCGTAGCGAACCGCTCCACAGGCTCTCCTGAGGAGGACGTGTCACCGTTCGCGGGTGAGCACCGACCCGCGCCAGCGCCCCACCAGCCGCAAGCCCCTCGTCTGGGCGGGGATCGTCCTGCTCGTCGCGGTGCTCGCCGTCGTCGGCGTCGCCGTCGGCACGAACGTGTACACGTCGAGCGAGAACGCGAAGGCGTCGGCGGCGCCCTCGGTCGCCGCGAGCCGCGCCCCGTCGACGCTCGACACGGCCGACCTGTCCGGCGACTGGACCGTGGGCGGCGACTCCGAGGCCGGGTACCGCGTGCACGAGGTCCTCAACGGCTCCGACGTCACCGTGACCGGGCGCACGGACAGCGTCACCGGTTCGGCGCGGGTCGACGGCACGACGATCACCGAGGCGACCGTCACGGTGCAGGTCGCCGACATCGCCACGGACTCCGCGCAGCGCGACTCGTACTTCCGCGACTCCGCCCTCGACGTCTCGGCCTTCCCGCAGGCGACCTTCACGCTCACCGGACCGATCACCGACGCCGTCCCGAGCGGCTCGGGCACGACCGAGGTCCGGGCCGACGGGGAACTCACGCTGCACGGCGTGACGAAGCCGGTCCGCGCCGACCTGCAGATCGGGCTCGACGGCGACGGTGTCGCGGTGTCCGGCACGGTCCCGATCACCTTCTCGGACTTCGGCGTGCAGGCCCCCGACCTCGGCTTCGTGAAGGTCGACGACGCGGGCGCCGTCGAGTTCCTCGTGCACGCCACGCACTCCGGTGCGCGGTGATGGAGCGCCTCCTAAGGCACCTCCTCGAGGACCGATGGGTGCTTGAGCGGGCCGCTGAAAAGGACATCCACGACCTAACGAGCCGCCTCGGCCACCCTCTCGACGATCGGCTGACCTTCGCCCTCGATGGTGACCTCGCGCGCAAGTGTCTGACGGACGCACCGACGACGTACCGCCGAGCGACTCCCGTCGCACTCGTCTCTGTCCCGTGAATGAGTGGAGGCAGCGCAGTCGTCGTTAAATGGCGGCAACGAGTCGCCTTCGTCAGTCGTGATCGCCAGCAGCGAGTTCCGCTGCCACACTGAGCGGCAAGCGAGTTACCCGCGGCACTTGGGGTCCGCCCGCATGCGTCGTTCCGACGGCATCTCACAGACGATCGCTGAAGTCCTCGGGACGCTCGAGGCCGACAGCCTGCAGATACTCCCACCAGGTCAAGATCCGGAGAGCGCCCTCATCGCAGGCAGCGGCCGCGCGAACTACCAGTTCCACGAAGAGCTACGGCTCAGACGCCCCGATAGGGCGGAGCTGCTCGGCGAGGTCGGCCATCACCCGGTCGAGCTCGACAACGGCCTCCGGGCGGAGAGGCGGATCGGGGCGACGGTTCGTGCGGGTGCGGTTTGCTCTGAGGCCGTCGGTCAGGTGAGGATCATGCGCCACAGCGAGACCGCGACCCAGGCGGCTTCGAACAGGACGACGACCCCGGCGGCGACCGTGACGGCGATGCCGACCGCGGTACCGACTTAGGTGGATGCGTTGGACTTCACGACGGCGCCTGGCGTTCGGGTAGGTTTCGAACATGCACTCCGGGTGGTGGGCGGTCGTCGTCGCAGCGGTCTCGGCACTGTTCGCGGCGTGGCAGGCGTGGGAGGCGCGGAAGGCGCGCACTGATGCCCGAGCCGCGAGCGAGGCCGCCAGCGAACACGAGAGCGCTGCTTTGGCCGCGGCTCGTGATGCGGCCGGGGCAGCGTCGCGGGGTGCCGCCGCGCAGGAGCGCATCGCCGAGGTGGTGGAGCAGTCGTCCGCCGACACGCGGATCTGGGGCTTCCGCTACCACGGCGGCGAGGACTGGCAGATCTACAACACCTCGGAGACCATTGTCGATGCCCGCCTGATCCCCCATGATCGAGAGCACGTCCTGCAGGTATCCGAGCTCGCGCAGACCAGCCATCAACTCGCTCCCGGTGCGGGCATAGATGTGTTCTGGCCGAACCGGGACCGCAGCTTGCCGGTGGTCGCTCGCGTGGTCGTCTGGTGGGAGACCGACGAGGGCAGGGCCCGGACCGAGACCGTGACGTTGAATCGTAGTGGCGTCGTCCCCTGGTGAGCCTTTCGCGGACGAGGGGTTCCTCGTGCTCGCGCCGCGGGCCGTGAGTCAGGGTGGCACGTTGCCGATGCGCCTCGCGCGACTCGATGTGACACGCGCGGCACCCCGGCGCCACGACAGCGAGTGACCGTTGCGGGCAGCCCGAATCGTGTAGGTGTTTGGGGGGGGGTCGCGGATGGCCCTTGTGGCATACCGTGAGGTTTCTAATGCCACCCAGGGCGCGCCGAGTGTTCTCGTCGTTGGCGGATATCTTCATGGCATGTTCGAATACCGCACCGTAAGTTTCATGTCCACAGCGCAGGAGCTCTTGGGTCTGACTCCAGGAGGAGTTCAGATCCGCACGATCGACTTCACCAGCAGCATCCCAGAACTCGCCGAGCACGTCGACGGCTGGGAGGTGGTGAACGCCCAGGTAGTACCCGCGGGCGAATACGCCTACCTCGTCATGTTCCTGCGCACCACCGCGTCTGTTTCAAACGACTGAATTAAGCGTGGATGGGAGAGGGACTCCACGAATGCGTGGAGGCCCTCTTCCTTACTGATTCATTCGTCTCCGACGGCCTGGCGGATCGCCCGTCCTCCCGGCGCAACGACACCTATCCGGGGGTTGGTAGGTCGAGACGCTCATACGCCTCGATGGCGGCAGCCGTCCGATTGACGCCCGCTCGGGACGCTGTACCCGTTCGCAACCGGAAGTCCTTCGCCTGCACCGATGCCAGCGCTTTTACTTCCGCTACGGTGAACTCGCGAGCCCACTCAAGGTCGTAGTTCGAGCGGTCGAAGCGAACGCAGACGGCGATGTCGAAGTCGAACGACTTGAACGAGAAAAAACGTTGGCTGCCGGCAGGAAGGGCTCGTGCCTTGACCTGAACGCGCGCGCCCTCTGCGCTCACCAGGTCGACGGCCGCCGCACCGGGGGTCGCGAGCTCGCCGCCGTACATCTCGAGTGCGATGCGCTCGGCGAGCTCCCCCACGATGGGTCCGCTGGTGCGGCTGATCCCTCTGCGTGCAATCTCATCGTCGATTGCGACTCGGGCGCTGATGAGGGACCGCAACGTCATGCCTGAGGGATTGTCCATCGGAGCACGCTACCGGGAACAGGAAGGCCCCACCATGTGGTGATGGCCTTCGGAAAGCGTACTGACAACCGGGTCGTAGTGGTCGGCTGCCGCAAGGCTGGCACGGAAGTGTCAGGTACCGGGAGGTGTCGCTCGGTCGGCGTGTCCGAATCGGCCTGTCTCTCGCCTCTGCTGTCAGCGTCGGTACTCGGATTGGACCTCTTTGCGGCGGACGAGCTTCTCCCTGCCGCGGCTCCAGACCCGTGCGGCGCCGCTGGTGATGTAGCCGCTGAGTGTCTGCCTGCTGATCCTGAGGTGCTTCATCGTCTGCCGCTTCGTCCACCACTCGTCAGCTACCGCGCTGATCTCCTCTCCCCACTAGACCGCCGTGCCGGTCGTGAGCGACCGGTGCGTCCCGTCGTGCCCGAGCCGCCTGGCACAGACTGCGGGTCGCCCCTCGACCATCGCCGTCGCCGCGCATGCCGGAGTTGCGCGCGGCTTGTCGCGTGGTTCGTTATCGGCCGGGTAATAGCCGTGCTCGTCGTAGAACCGGAGCACGCTCTCCCGGTCCCACACCTGCCGCGCGAGGCGCAGCATCTTCATCAGCTTGCGGACCTTCTTCTCGGACACCGGGTACGTGGCGGCGGGCTCCCGGTGGTCGCAGTGCTCGCAGTGCTCGCAGCGGAGCTCGAAGCCCTCGACGTCGTCCGACGCCCAATCGGCGCCGAATCTGTACTGGTCACAGACGGGCACGGGTGCGGGAGGACCCTGGCGCTCGCCGCGGGGTGCGCACGGGTACTTCCCGAACGCGGTCGGAAGATGTCGCCGATGTCAGTGACGAACACCTCGCCACTGGTGTGGAGCACGATCGCGTCCCACCGGATCAGCATCCACGTGACGAGGATCTTCACCAGCTCGACAGCGCCGGCCGGTGTCGCCTCGGCGCGGAACCCCTGCTCCTCGTCGCCGCGACGCCACACGACGACGACGGGCGCCGGCGGATTCACCTGCAGCGTCTCGGACCAGTACGTGACCCACTGCACGAGCCGTGCGTAAGCGTCCTCGGAATCATCGATAGCGTCGGCGCTGAACGGGAGCGGGGCCTCCTTCAACGCCGCACGTGGTGTGCCGTCGCCCATGACGCCGAGGGACGGGATCGCGAGGGACTGCGCTTAGGCGATCAGGGCGGCTGCGTTGTTCAGTCCTCAGCGGGCTTGGACAGCCGTGAGGGCGCATAGGTATCGTTCCCCGGCGGCCGGCCCGACCCCACGCGGCCTGACCCAGCCCGGCCGCGCGCCCTACCCCCGCGCGTCGCCGTCGACGACCAGGTCCCGGACCACGCCGCTCAGCTGCTCGATCAGCGCCGTCATCGTGAACGGACCACCCCGGGAC
The sequence above is drawn from the Curtobacterium sp. MR_MD2014 genome and encodes:
- a CDS encoding DUF6998 domain-containing protein yields the protein MDNPSGMTLRSLISARVAIDDEIARRGISRTSGPIVGELAERIALEMYGGELATPGAAAVDLVSAEGARVQVKARALPAGSQRFFSFKSFDFDIAVCVRFDRSNYDLEWAREFTVAEVKALASVQAKDFRLRTGTASRAGVNRTAAAIEAYERLDLPTPG
- a CDS encoding YceI family protein, whose amino-acid sequence is MSTDPRQRPTSRKPLVWAGIVLLVAVLAVVGVAVGTNVYTSSENAKASAAPSVAASRAPSTLDTADLSGDWTVGGDSEAGYRVHEVLNGSDVTVTGRTDSVTGSARVDGTTITEATVTVQVADIATDSAQRDSYFRDSALDVSAFPQATFTLTGPITDAVPSGSGTTEVRADGELTLHGVTKPVRADLQIGLDGDGVAVSGTVPITFSDFGVQAPDLGFVKVDDAGAVEFLVHATHSGAR